A DNA window from Actinokineospora baliensis contains the following coding sequences:
- a CDS encoding aspartate carbamoyltransferase catalytic subunit: protein MKHLLGTEGLDPATALAILDTADGLKRTLLGREVKKLPTLRGRTVITCFYEDSTRTRVSFEIAGKWMSADVVNVSAGSSSAKKGESLRDTALTLAAAGADCVVVRHPASGAAHRLASWLAHTNTSVVNAGDGTHEHPTQALLDMATLRERLGSVEGRRIAVVGDVLHSRVARSNVHLLTSFGADVVLVAPPTLLPTGVADWPVGSAGSLRVSHHLDAELPTADAVMMLRVQAERMHGGFFPSAREYSIAYGLSEARAAMLPDHAVVLHPGPMLRGMEISAAVADSPRAAITQQVANGVHVRMAVLYHLLAGEEDAA, encoded by the coding sequence GTGAAGCACCTGCTGGGCACCGAGGGCCTGGACCCGGCGACCGCGCTGGCGATCCTCGACACCGCAGACGGCCTCAAGCGCACGCTGCTGGGCCGCGAGGTCAAGAAGCTGCCCACCCTGCGCGGCCGGACCGTGATCACCTGCTTCTACGAGGACTCCACCCGCACCAGGGTCTCCTTCGAGATCGCCGGGAAGTGGATGAGCGCCGATGTGGTGAACGTCTCCGCCGGTAGTTCTTCGGCGAAGAAGGGCGAGTCCCTGCGCGACACCGCGTTGACGTTGGCCGCCGCGGGCGCCGACTGCGTCGTGGTGCGCCACCCCGCCTCCGGTGCCGCGCACCGGCTGGCGTCCTGGCTCGCGCACACCAACACCAGCGTCGTGAACGCGGGCGACGGCACCCACGAGCACCCGACGCAGGCGCTGCTGGACATGGCCACCCTGCGCGAGCGGCTCGGCAGCGTCGAAGGCCGCCGGATCGCGGTCGTCGGCGACGTCCTGCACAGCCGGGTCGCGCGGTCCAACGTGCACCTGCTCACCTCGTTCGGTGCCGACGTCGTGCTGGTCGCCCCGCCGACGTTGCTGCCGACCGGTGTGGCCGACTGGCCGGTGGGCTCCGCCGGGTCGCTGCGCGTGTCGCACCACCTCGACGCCGAACTGCCCACGGCCGACGCGGTGATGATGCTGCGCGTGCAGGCCGAGCGGATGCACGGCGGGTTCTTCCCGTCGGCCCGCGAGTACTCGATCGCCTACGGCCTCAGCGAGGCGCGCGCGGCGATGCTGCCCGACCACGCGGTGGTGCTGCACCCGGGTCCGATGCTGCGCGGCATGGAGATCTCCGCCGCCGTGGCCGACTCGCCGCGCGCCGCGATCACCCAGCAGGTCGCCAACGGCGTGCACGTGCGCATGGCGGTCCTGTACCACCTGCTGGCCGGAGAGGAGGACGCCGCGTGA
- the bldD gene encoding transcriptional regulator BldD: MGDYAKALGAKLRAIRQQQGLSLHGVEQKSGGRWKAVVVGSYERGDRAVTVQKLAELADFYGVPVVELLPEGRVPSGAEPATKIVINLERLQQLPAEKVGPLARYAATIQSQRGDYNGKVLSIRTEDLRSLAIIYDMTPGELTEQLIDWGVLPPEARPSKED; the protein is encoded by the coding sequence ATGGGCGACTACGCCAAGGCGCTAGGGGCCAAGCTCCGCGCCATCCGCCAGCAGCAGGGGCTGTCGTTGCACGGCGTCGAGCAGAAGTCCGGTGGCCGCTGGAAGGCCGTCGTGGTCGGCTCGTACGAGCGGGGAGACCGCGCCGTCACCGTCCAGAAGCTCGCCGAGCTGGCCGACTTCTACGGCGTGCCGGTGGTGGAACTCCTCCCCGAGGGCCGGGTCCCCTCCGGTGCCGAGCCCGCCACCAAGATCGTGATCAACCTGGAGCGGCTGCAGCAGCTGCCCGCGGAGAAGGTCGGCCCGCTGGCCCGCTACGCCGCGACCATCCAGAGCCAGCGCGGCGACTACAACGGCAAGGTGCTGTCGATCCGCACCGAGGACCTGCGCTCCCTGGCGATCATCTACGACATGACCCCCGGCGAGCTCACCGAGCAGCTGATCGACTGGGGCGTGCTGCCCCCCGAGGCGCGCCCCTCCAAGGAGGACTAA
- the carA gene encoding glutamine-hydrolyzing carbamoyl-phosphate synthase small subunit: MSETSTRTAAALVLEDGRVFRGEAFGAAGTTFGEIVFCTAMTGYQETLTDPSYHRQIVVATAPQIGNTGWNDEDDESGRIWVSGYVVRDPARVPSNWRATRSLDDALVDQGVVGISGIDTRSLTRHLRERGAMRAGVFSGGDVAAPEAMLQRVLESPRMLGAELASEVSTDKTYVVPAVGERRFRVAALDLGIKSNTPRMLAARGIETHVLPAKSTLDDLLAIEADGVFLSNGPGDPATADHAVALTQGILERRIPLFGICFGNQILGRALGLGTYKLRYGHRGINIPVIDVATGTVAITAQNHGFALEGEPGKDFDTPYGKATVSHYCPNDGCVEGVRALEAPAFSVQYHPEAAAGPHDAANLFDQFVTLMEGGK, translated from the coding sequence GTGAGTGAGACGAGCACACGGACCGCGGCCGCGTTGGTCCTCGAAGACGGCAGGGTGTTCCGCGGCGAGGCGTTCGGCGCCGCCGGGACCACCTTCGGCGAGATCGTCTTCTGCACCGCGATGACCGGGTACCAGGAGACCTTGACCGACCCCTCCTACCACCGCCAGATCGTGGTGGCGACCGCCCCGCAGATCGGCAACACCGGCTGGAACGACGAGGACGACGAGTCCGGCCGCATCTGGGTGTCCGGCTACGTCGTGCGCGACCCGGCCCGCGTCCCCTCCAACTGGCGCGCCACCCGCTCCCTCGACGACGCCCTCGTCGACCAGGGCGTCGTGGGCATCAGCGGCATCGACACCCGCTCGTTGACCCGGCACCTGCGCGAGCGCGGTGCCATGCGCGCGGGCGTGTTCTCCGGCGGCGACGTCGCTGCCCCCGAGGCGATGCTGCAGCGCGTGCTGGAGAGCCCGCGCATGCTCGGCGCCGAACTCGCCAGCGAGGTCAGCACCGACAAGACCTACGTCGTGCCCGCTGTGGGCGAGCGTCGTTTCCGCGTGGCCGCGTTGGACCTGGGCATCAAGTCCAACACGCCTCGCATGCTCGCTGCGCGCGGCATCGAGACACATGTGCTGCCCGCGAAGAGCACTCTCGACGACCTCTTGGCCATAGAGGCAGACGGCGTGTTCCTCTCCAACGGTCCCGGCGACCCGGCCACCGCCGACCACGCGGTCGCGCTCACCCAGGGCATCCTGGAGCGCCGCATCCCGCTGTTCGGCATCTGCTTCGGCAACCAGATCTTGGGCCGCGCGCTGGGTCTGGGCACCTACAAGCTGCGGTACGGCCACCGCGGCATCAACATCCCCGTCATCGATGTGGCCACCGGCACAGTCGCCATCACCGCGCAGAACCACGGGTTCGCGCTGGAAGGCGAGCCCGGCAAGGACTTCGACACCCCGTACGGCAAGGCCACCGTCAGCCACTACTGCCCCAACGACGGCTGCGTCGAAGGCGTGCGAGCCCTTGAGGCGCCCGCCTTCTCCGTGCAGTACCACCCCGAGGCCGCCGCGGGCCCGCACGACGCCGCGAACCTCTTCGACCAGTTCGTGACCCTGATGGAGGGCGGCAAGTAA
- the nusB gene encoding transcription antitermination factor NusB yields the protein MGARSKARKRAVDLLFEAAVRGEDPVSLLADRVGSPDVPPVNDYTVTLVEGVTAHRARIDELLTEHAEGWSLNRMPAVDLAVLRLGLYELLWAQDVPDAVAIDEAVQLAKSLSTDDSPRFVNGVLGRIGGIADRLRATL from the coding sequence GTGGGCGCACGCAGCAAAGCACGCAAGCGGGCGGTGGACCTGCTGTTCGAGGCCGCCGTGCGCGGGGAGGACCCGGTCAGCCTGCTGGCCGACCGGGTCGGCTCACCCGATGTCCCCCCGGTCAACGACTACACGGTGACCCTGGTCGAGGGCGTGACCGCGCACCGGGCCCGGATCGACGAACTGCTCACCGAGCACGCCGAGGGCTGGTCGCTCAACCGCATGCCCGCCGTCGACCTGGCCGTACTGCGCCTGGGCCTCTACGAACTCCTGTGGGCCCAAGACGTCCCCGACGCCGTCGCCATCGACGAGGCCGTCCAACTGGCCAAGTCCCTGTCCACCGACGATTCCCCCCGCTTCGTCAACGGCGTCCTCGGCCGCATCGGCGGCATCGCCGACCGCCTCCGCGCCACCCTCTGA
- a CDS encoding B-4DMT family transporter — protein MRTWLTRGAALAAVHAAAAVTVAALKATDPTGWTALEALALGVLVAVAAVWAAVDGWLGLLDRGRTWVFAALVAGWGSAVLGVVGRGLFVDQTGSSALGQALTGGAAFTALLVLVPAAVGLVVGPRLDKRAQEPDSPPVASTPKPSPRPRRARTE, from the coding sequence ATGCGAACCTGGCTGACCCGAGGCGCCGCCCTCGCCGCGGTGCACGCGGCCGCGGCGGTGACCGTCGCCGCTCTCAAGGCCACGGACCCGACCGGCTGGACGGCGCTGGAGGCCCTGGCGCTGGGTGTCCTGGTCGCCGTGGCGGCGGTGTGGGCGGCGGTGGACGGGTGGCTCGGCCTGCTGGACCGGGGGCGGACCTGGGTGTTCGCTGCCCTGGTCGCGGGCTGGGGATCGGCGGTGCTCGGCGTGGTCGGCCGGGGCCTGTTCGTCGACCAGACCGGATCCAGCGCGCTGGGGCAGGCGTTGACCGGCGGCGCGGCCTTCACGGCCCTGTTGGTCCTGGTCCCCGCGGCCGTGGGCCTCGTTGTCGGCCCGCGCCTGGACAAGCGCGCACAGGAGCCCGACAGCCCGCCGGTGGCGTCGACTCCGAAGCCCTCGCCGCGGCCGCGCCGAGCCCGAACGGAGTAG
- the aroQ gene encoding type II 3-dehydroquinate dehydratase — protein sequence MKVLVLNGPNLGRLGLREPEVYGSTTHAQLADRCVRVGAELGLDVEVRQTDHEGEMIGWLHEAADAGHPVVLNGAAWTHYSIAVRDAVSQLTAPLVEVHISNVHKREDFRHHSYISALAAGVIIGLGIDGYFLALRWIADNTIRNA from the coding sequence GTGAAGGTCCTCGTGCTCAACGGCCCCAACCTGGGCAGGCTCGGCCTGCGCGAACCCGAGGTCTACGGCAGCACCACGCACGCCCAGCTCGCCGACCGGTGCGTGCGGGTCGGGGCCGAGCTCGGCCTCGACGTCGAGGTCCGCCAGACCGACCACGAGGGCGAGATGATCGGCTGGCTGCACGAGGCCGCCGACGCGGGCCACCCCGTGGTCCTCAACGGCGCCGCCTGGACGCACTACTCCATCGCCGTGCGCGACGCGGTGTCGCAGCTGACCGCGCCGCTGGTCGAGGTGCACATCTCCAACGTGCACAAGCGCGAGGACTTCCGGCACCACAGCTACATCTCCGCCCTCGCCGCGGGCGTCATCATCGGCCTGGGCATCGACGGCTACTTCCTCGCCCTGCGCTGGATCGCCGACAACACCATCCGCAACGCCTGA
- the pyrR gene encoding bifunctional pyr operon transcriptional regulator/uracil phosphoribosyltransferase PyrR — protein sequence MPPRPRGAPEPAERRELLSAGDVARTIARMAHQVIEKTSLGASGARPVVLLGIPTRGAPLATRLATRIADFSEVQVPVGTLDVTLYRDDLRRKPTRPLGQTALPPGGIEDALVILVDDVLFSGRTIRAALDALRDVGRPRAVQLAVLVDRGHRELPIRADYVGKNVPTARSEEVHALFTETDGRDAVLLHRTGEGA from the coding sequence GTGCCGCCACGGCCCCGTGGCGCGCCGGAACCGGCCGAGCGGCGCGAGCTGCTCTCCGCCGGTGACGTCGCGCGCACCATCGCCCGAATGGCCCATCAGGTCATCGAGAAGACCTCGCTCGGCGCGTCCGGCGCCCGGCCGGTCGTGTTGCTCGGGATCCCCACCAGGGGCGCGCCGCTGGCCACCAGGCTGGCCACCAGGATCGCCGACTTCAGCGAGGTCCAGGTCCCCGTCGGCACCCTCGACGTGACCCTCTACCGCGACGACCTGCGCCGCAAGCCGACCCGCCCGCTCGGGCAGACCGCGCTGCCGCCGGGCGGCATCGAGGACGCCCTGGTCATCCTGGTCGACGACGTCCTGTTCTCCGGTCGCACCATCCGCGCCGCGCTCGACGCGCTGCGCGACGTGGGCCGCCCGCGCGCGGTGCAGCTGGCCGTGCTGGTCGACCGCGGTCACCGCGAACTGCCCATCCGCGCCGACTACGTGGGCAAGAACGTGCCCACCGCGCGCTCCGAGGAGGTCCACGCCCTGTTCACCGAGACCGATGGCCGCGACGCGGTCCTGCTGCACCGGACCGGTGAGGGCGCGTGA
- a CDS encoding dihydroorotase produces MSTFIVKGARPYGEDAVDIEVTDGVITAIGQGLTGDETVDAAGLVALPGFVDLHTHLREPGREDTETIETGSRAAALGGYTAVFAMANTDPVADNAVVVEHVWRRGQEIGLVDVHPVGAVTVGLKGEKLAELGTMARSTARVRLFSDDGLCVADPLIMRRALEYTKALDAVIAQHAEEPRLTVGAQAHEGDLAARLGLAGWPSVAEEAIVARDCLLAKHVGARLHVCHVSTEGTADVLRWAKARGTRVSAEVTPHHLLLDDERLNTYDPVNKVNPPLRTTTDAAALRQALADGTVDCVATDHAPHAAQDKDCEWSAARPGMLGLQTALSIVVATMVEPGLLDWRGVARVMSERPAEIAGLTDQGRPIAVGEPATFTLVDPAARWTVRGAELASIAANTPYEGMELPGAVVATFLRGKLTARDGKATA; encoded by the coding sequence GTGAGCACCTTCATCGTCAAGGGCGCGCGCCCGTACGGCGAGGACGCCGTCGACATCGAGGTCACCGACGGTGTGATCACCGCGATCGGCCAGGGCCTGACCGGGGACGAGACGGTCGACGCCGCGGGCCTCGTGGCGCTGCCCGGTTTCGTCGACCTGCACACCCACCTGCGCGAACCGGGCCGCGAGGACACCGAGACCATCGAGACCGGCTCCCGCGCGGCCGCCCTCGGTGGCTACACGGCGGTGTTCGCCATGGCCAACACCGACCCGGTCGCCGACAACGCCGTGGTCGTCGAGCACGTGTGGCGCCGCGGCCAGGAGATCGGGCTGGTCGACGTGCACCCGGTCGGCGCGGTGACCGTGGGTCTCAAGGGCGAGAAGCTCGCCGAGTTGGGCACCATGGCGCGTTCCACCGCCCGGGTCCGGCTGTTCTCCGACGACGGACTGTGCGTGGCGGATCCGCTGATCATGCGCCGGGCGCTGGAGTACACCAAGGCGCTGGACGCGGTGATCGCCCAGCACGCCGAGGAACCCCGGCTGACCGTCGGCGCCCAGGCGCACGAGGGCGACCTGGCCGCGCGGTTGGGCCTGGCGGGGTGGCCGTCGGTCGCCGAGGAGGCCATCGTCGCCCGCGACTGCCTGCTGGCCAAGCACGTCGGCGCCCGGCTGCACGTCTGCCACGTCTCCACCGAGGGCACAGCCGACGTGCTGCGGTGGGCGAAGGCGCGCGGCACCAGGGTCTCCGCGGAGGTCACCCCGCACCACCTGCTGCTCGACGACGAGCGGCTGAACACCTATGACCCGGTCAACAAGGTCAACCCGCCGCTGCGCACGACCACTGACGCGGCGGCGCTGCGCCAGGCGTTGGCCGACGGCACGGTCGACTGCGTCGCCACCGACCACGCCCCGCACGCGGCCCAGGACAAGGACTGCGAGTGGTCTGCGGCGCGCCCCGGCATGCTCGGGCTGCAGACGGCGCTGTCCATCGTGGTGGCGACCATGGTCGAGCCTGGTCTGCTGGACTGGCGCGGCGTCGCGCGGGTGATGAGCGAGCGGCCCGCCGAGATCGCCGGGCTGACCGACCAGGGTCGTCCGATCGCGGTGGGGGAGCCCGCCACGTTCACCTTGGTCGACCCGGCCGCGCGCTGGACGGTGCGCGGCGCGGAGTTGGCCAGCATCGCCGCGAACACGCCCTACGAGGGCATGGAGTTGCCGGGCGCGGTCGTGGCCACCTTCCTGCGCGGCAAGCTGACCGCGCGCGACGGGAAGGCCACGGCGTGA
- a CDS encoding PH-like domain-containing protein gives MNRFTLTLLFLAVLALLVLLMWWGYRNRARRQAKVLPPFPVAPAALVTAIGEGTAVTLLPPSTGVYASTVTTASWQDRVAVGDIGYRADATAYLVTDGLLIDRVGATPVWVPATSVREARTEAGIAGKVMGGDGLLVVRWAVDGHEFDTGFRADDKDDYDRWVPALRALTSSRTGTAGLTPTDAPEVRDGE, from the coding sequence GTGAACCGGTTCACCCTGACCCTGCTGTTCCTCGCGGTGCTCGCGTTGCTGGTCCTGCTGATGTGGTGGGGCTACCGCAACCGGGCCCGCAGGCAGGCCAAGGTCCTCCCACCGTTCCCCGTCGCGCCCGCCGCCCTCGTCACCGCCATCGGTGAGGGCACGGCCGTGACGCTGCTGCCGCCCAGCACCGGCGTCTACGCGAGCACGGTCACCACCGCCAGCTGGCAGGACCGGGTCGCCGTCGGTGACATCGGCTACCGCGCCGACGCCACCGCGTACCTGGTCACCGACGGTCTCCTGATCGACCGCGTCGGTGCCACCCCCGTGTGGGTCCCCGCCACCTCGGTCCGCGAGGCGCGCACCGAGGCCGGGATCGCCGGGAAGGTCATGGGCGGCGACGGGCTGCTCGTCGTGCGCTGGGCGGTCGACGGCCACGAGTTCGACACCGGCTTCCGGGCCGACGACAAAGACGACTACGACCGGTGGGTGCCCGCTCTGCGCGCGCTGACGTCCAGCAGGACGGGCACCGCCGGGTTGACCCCCACCGACGCACCGGAGGTACGAGACGGTGAGTGA
- the efp gene encoding elongation factor P, protein MASTNDLKNGLVLNLEGQLWTVTEFQHVKPGKGPAFVRTKLKHVLSGKVVDKTFNAGVKVETATVDRREMTYLYNDGAEYYFMDGDTFEQIGISSEVVAEQAKFLLENGTAVVSSHEGAPLFIELPTSVELVIEHTDPGLQGDRSTGGTKPARLETGAEIQVPLFVTTGEKVKVDTRDGRYLGRVNS, encoded by the coding sequence GTGGCCTCGACCAACGACCTGAAGAACGGCCTGGTGCTCAACCTCGAGGGCCAGCTGTGGACCGTCACCGAGTTCCAGCACGTCAAGCCGGGCAAGGGCCCCGCGTTCGTGCGGACCAAGCTCAAGCACGTGCTCTCCGGCAAGGTCGTCGACAAGACGTTCAACGCGGGCGTCAAGGTCGAGACCGCCACCGTGGACCGCCGCGAGATGACCTACCTGTACAACGACGGCGCCGAGTACTACTTCATGGACGGCGACACCTTCGAGCAGATCGGCATCAGCTCCGAGGTCGTCGCCGAGCAGGCGAAGTTCCTGCTGGAGAACGGCACCGCGGTGGTCTCCTCGCACGAGGGCGCGCCGCTGTTCATCGAGCTGCCGACCTCGGTGGAGCTGGTCATCGAGCACACCGACCCCGGCCTGCAGGGCGACCGCTCCACCGGCGGCACCAAGCCGGCGCGGCTGGAGACCGGTGCCGAGATCCAGGTGCCGCTGTTCGTCACCACCGGCGAGAAGGTCAAGGTCGACACGCGCGACGGCCGCTACCTCGGCCGCGTCAACAGCTGA
- a CDS encoding M24 family metallopeptidase: MSDPHERRRAALRSTLRDRGLTALLIGDLRNLRYLTGFTGSNGALLVHADGDDRTVFCTDGRYQEQSAEQVPGLERLIDRASAGALAARAAADRMAVVGFESQHVTVDGLEALRHAAEGVELVRAPLLVEALRLVKDDTEVEALRQACAIGDAALAELISEGGVRPGRTEREVARDLEDRMRDHGAAAPAFDTIVATGAHSAIPHHRPTDGVLRTGDFVKLDFGAQLHGYHSDMTRTLVLGTPADWQREIYDLVAEAQSAGTAALLPGTPVSAVDAAARQVIEDAGRGAQFLHGLGHGVGLQIHEAPSLAKSGEGTLSAAMAVTVEPGVYLSGLGGVRIEDTLIVRDTQPELLTQTTKQLMVV, translated from the coding sequence ATGTCCGACCCGCACGAGCGGCGACGCGCCGCGTTGCGCAGCACCCTGCGCGACCGCGGCCTCACCGCCCTCCTCATCGGTGACCTGCGCAACCTGCGCTACCTCACCGGGTTCACCGGCTCCAACGGAGCCCTCCTCGTCCACGCCGACGGCGACGACCGCACGGTCTTCTGCACCGACGGGCGCTACCAGGAGCAGTCCGCCGAGCAGGTGCCCGGCCTGGAGCGGCTCATCGACCGCGCCAGCGCCGGTGCGCTGGCCGCTCGGGCCGCCGCCGACCGGATGGCGGTGGTCGGCTTCGAGAGCCAGCACGTCACCGTCGACGGCCTCGAAGCGCTGCGCCACGCCGCCGAGGGGGTGGAGCTGGTCCGGGCGCCGCTGTTGGTCGAGGCGCTGCGGTTGGTCAAGGACGACACCGAGGTCGAGGCGCTGCGGCAGGCGTGTGCGATCGGTGACGCCGCGCTCGCCGAGTTGATCTCCGAAGGCGGCGTCCGGCCGGGTCGCACCGAGCGGGAAGTGGCCCGTGACCTGGAGGATCGCATGCGCGATCACGGTGCGGCCGCCCCCGCGTTCGACACGATCGTCGCAACCGGCGCGCACTCGGCGATCCCGCACCACCGACCCACGGACGGGGTCCTCCGAACAGGTGACTTCGTCAAGCTCGACTTCGGCGCCCAACTGCACGGCTACCACTCCGACATGACCCGCACCCTCGTCCTGGGCACCCCGGCCGACTGGCAGCGCGAGATCTACGACCTGGTGGCCGAAGCCCAGTCCGCCGGGACCGCCGCCCTCCTGCCGGGAACCCCGGTGTCCGCTGTGGACGCAGCAGCGCGGCAGGTCATCGAGGACGCGGGCCGGGGCGCGCAATTCCTGCACGGCCTCGGGCACGGTGTCGGCCTGCAGATCCATGAGGCACCGAGCCTGGCGAAATCCGGCGAAGGTACACTTTCGGCCGCAATGGCGGTCACCGTCGAGCCGGGTGTGTACCTGTCCGGGCTCGGTGGCGTCCGCATCGAGGACACGCTCATCGTGCGGGACACCCAGCCCGAGCTCCTCACGCAGACCACCAAGCAACTCATGGTCGTCTAG